From Corynebacterium pseudotuberculosis:
GATTTTGTCAGCTATATTGCCAATTCACCGAGTTCTTTCCATGCAGCGCAGCAAGGCGCGGCAATGCTCAAAGAAGCCGGCTTTGAACAAGTAGAAGAGACTCAAGCTTGGGATGCCTCGCCTGGCGGACACTACCTCATCCGCGGTGGAGCACTCATGGCATGGTTTGTACCAGAAGGCGCCTCCAAAAAATCCGGTTTCCGAATCATCGGCGCGCATACAGACTCGCCCGGTTTTAAGCTCAAATTATCTCCCGATTTTCAATCGGCAGGTTGGCAACAAGCGGCTGTTGAAGTCTACGGTGGGCCAATTCTAGCTTCCTGGCTTGACCGAGAACTTGTCCTTGCCGGTAAGTTAGGGCTTATCGACGGCACCACCCGGCTCGTAAGCACCCCACCTGTTTTAAGAATCCCCAGTTTGGCGATTCACCTAGATAGGGAGGCTAATAAAGCCCTGACGCTTGATAGGCAGCGTCATATGCAACCTGTTTTTTCGTGTGGACATCCAGATCTTAGTATCTTGGACGTGCTGGCAAAGGCAGCCGATGTAAAAGCAGAGGACATTATTTCCCACGACCTCATCACGGCAGATGCTCAACCTGGTGAAATTTTTGGAGCAACAAACGATTTTCTGTCCAGTGGAAGACTGGACAACCTCTCTAGCCTTTACCCTGGACTTCGCGCTTTGATTGAGGCTTCACAAGACGTGGTTGTCAATAAGAAGGGAAGCCCAGATATCCTCTTGCTCGCAGCTTTTGACCACGAAGAGGTCGGTAGTGCAACTGTCACTGGTGCTGCGGGGCCGATATTAGAAGACGTAATTTACCGCACCGCAACAGCGCTAGGGGCGGACAATGAGGACATTCGTCGAATGATTGCTGCGTCAACATGCGTCTCTGCAGATGCAGCTCACTCTATACACCCCAATTATCCAGAACGGCACGACTCTACCAATTTCCCGGTGTTAGGCTCTGGTCCGGCTTTAAAAATTAATGCGAACCAAAGATACGCATCTAATACAGAAACCGAAGCTCTATGGATTCAAGCTTGTCTGCGCGCTGGTTTTTCGTCGCAAGTGTTCGTTGGTAATAACGCTGTTCCTTGTGGCTCTACGATAGGACCAATTACGGCGACCCGGCTCGGGATTCCAACAGTCGACGTAGGGATTCCGTTGCTCTCCATGCACTCAGCTCGTGAGTTAGCTAGTATCTCCGATATTCATATGCTAATGCAGGCATTGCACAGCTATCTGGTAGGTTAATCGCTCATGGCAAACTCCGGTCCTTTCCAATCTGGTGATCGCGTCCAGCTCACCGATCCCAAGCGTCGACATGCAACAATCGTTCTTAATACCGGCGAAAAATATTTCACGCATAAAGGCGCTATTAATCACGATGACATCATCGGCGCACAAGAAGGAACTATCGTAAAATCGGAGCAAGGATACGAGTACCTTTGTTTCCGGCACCTTATGGTGGATCATGTGCTGTCTATGCCTCGCGGCGCTGCCGTCATCTATCCCAAGGATTCAGCACAAATCCTGGTTGAAGGTGATATCTTTCCAGGCGCAAGAGTCCTAGAAGCGGGTGCTGGTTCTGGCGCACTATCTATGGCACTTCTCCGCGCAGTAGGAGAAAAAGGTACGGTTTTCTCCTACGAAATCCGCGAAGATCATCTGGAATATGCAGAAAACAATGTCGATGAGTTCTTCGGAGGTCGCCCGGCCACCTGGCAACCTCGACTAGGAGATTTCAGCGCTATCACCACAGAAGAACTCGGAGGCCCTGTCGACCGTATTATTCTGGATATGCTTGCTCCCTGGGAATGCTTAGAGACAGCTTCAAAGCTTCTTATCCCTGGTGGAGTATTTATGACCTATGTGGCAACAGTCCCACAATTAATGAAGGTCATGGAGGGGATCAGAGAACAAAAGTGTTTCACAGAACCTCGCGCCTGGGAATCTCTTGTACGCGACTGGCGTGTTGAGGGGCTAGCCACCCGGCCGGAACACCGTATGAACGCTCACACTGCATTCCTAGTGTGGACTCGCAGGCTTGCCGACGGCGTCACCCCGCCGCGTCCTCAGCGCCGTGCCCGGAAATAATTTTGGGCTAAGCCAAACTAATTATTTGTTTGAGCTGCTTCTCATGGATTAGCCATCTTTAGTGGTGATGTTCAGAAAGGTGCAGCTTTTATGTTCAGAGGTTTCTGCTGGTAATAGCATTGGAATGCTTTGTGATAAACACTAAAATCAACCCCGCCTCCTCACAGCGTCCGTTGGTTAGTAAGGTAAGCGTCATGCATTCAGCTCAAGGGAACGCTCGCACAGAGGAATTAAACGATCAGCTGCACAATGTTGAGGAACTCAAGGTCGCGCTCCGACGACAGAAAAAAACAGCAGATGATTTAAGTGCTCGAAATGCTAAATTAGCCGAGTTACTCAAGGCGTCTCGCAATAAACTTATGCTGTTAAATGAGCAGATTGAGGATTTGGCCACTCCGCCGTCTACGTATGGCACATTCTTGGAGCTTTCTTCAGACAAAAAGACAGCAGAAGTGTTTACAGCATCACGTAAGATGCGGCTGCAGATTTCTCCGCTTGTTAATAAGTCCAAGCTGGTGCCTGGTGTACAAGTACGTCTGGGGGAGGCCAGTCACGTTGTAGAAGTCTGTGACTTCGATTCAACGGGTTCCCTGGCCACCCTCGTAGAGATGATAGGGTCAAACCGAGCACTGGTCGCAGACTACAACGGCGAAGAACATATAGTGCGGTTAGCGGCTCCTTTACTAGAAACCTTTTGCAGACAGCCGCGCGCAGGCGATACTCTTTTGGTCGATTCTCGCGCGGGTTACGCCTATGAGGTAATCCCCAAAACTGAGGTCAGCAAATTAGCCCTTGAAGAAGTCCCAGATGTTACCTACGCCGATATCGGTGGACTTGATGATCAAATCGAGCAAATCCACGATGCCGTGGAGCTTCCTTTTGCACACCCAGATCTCTACCGAGCCTACAACCTTCATCCGCCGAAAGGCGTGTTGCTTTATGGCCCTCCCGGCTGTGGAAAAACTTTGATTGCCAAGGCCGTCGCGCACTCGTTAGCGCAACGCATAGGGGAGGGGAACCAAAGCTACTTTATTAACGTCAAAGGGCCAGAACTTTTAAATAAATATGTAGGTGAGACCGAACGCCGTATTCGCCTCATCTTCGAACGCGCCCGCGAGTTAGCAGAAGAGGGACGCCCTGTCATCATTTTCTTTGATGAGATGGAGTCTATCTTTAGAACTCGTGGCTCAGGGGTGAGCTCGGATATGGAAACCACCGTTGTCCCTCAGCTGCTCACAGAACTCGATGGCGTGGAAAGTTTAAGCAATGTCATTGTCATTGGCGCCACTAATCGTGAAGAACTGATTGATCCCGCTATTCTTCGCCCTGGCCGGTTAGACGTGAAAATTCGAGTCCAAAGACCCTGTAAAAAGGCTGCTCAAGATATATTCTTTAGACATCTCACAAAAGATATTCCGGTTACAGAACCAATCAGCAATCTTATCCAAACCACAGTGGACTACCTTTTTGCGGATAAACCCTACGTAGAACTAACGCTTGTTGATGGCACCACAGAAATTCTGCATTATCGGGATTTCGTCTCCGGCGCCATGATTGCCAATATCGTCGACCGGGCCAAAAAGTATGCGATCAAAGAACACATCGCCGGACATGGACGAGGAATCGCTCCTGCTCATTTACTCGCTGCGGTAGATGCAGAGAACAGAGAAAGCGAAGATCTGCCTAACACTGCCAATCCAGACGAGTGGAGCCGGATAACCGGTAGACAAGGCATCCGAGTATCTCATGCTAGGGTTTTAGGAGGACACCAGTGAGTTTCATCGGAACTGAAACTGAGTATGGCATAGCAACGCCGTCGGATACCGCGTTAAGCCCCATAGTCACGTCCACCCACGCGGTCGTAGCCTTCAGTATGGGGGACCGCTGCTCTAACGGTGCACGCTGGAATTTTGCAGACGAACACCCGCTAAGAGACTCTCGTGGTTTTGACCTGAGAAGGTACCACAGCATCCCGATCATCGATCCTAATGCTATCGGTGTAGCCAATACCGTGTTAACCAACGGCGGACGATTTTATGTTGATCACGCGCACCCTGAGTACTCGTCTCCTGAGACTACAAACGCATATGATGCCATGCTTTACGACGTCGCCGGAGACCTCATACTCAACCGTGCTGTCGAACTCGTTGCAGAACAAACCGCAATGGGAAAATCCATACTCGAGCATCATGATCCTTGCCCACCTCTTAAAATTTATAAAAATAATGTCGATGGAAAAGGCGCAAGCTACGGCAGCCATGAAAACTACATGTACCATCGCACAACAGACTTCAATCTATTAGCTCAATCCCTTATCCCGTTTTTCGTAGCTCGACAAGTAGTCGTAGGAGCAGGACGCGTGGGGCTAGGACAGTTAGGGGAAAAACCTGGCTTCCAGATCTCACAACGCGCAGATTACATCGAGCAAGAGATTTCCCTTGAGACAACGCTCAACCGCGGAATCATCAATACCCGCGACGAGCCTCATGCCAATGCAGAAAACTATGGCAGGCTACACGTGATCATCGGAGACGCAAATATGTCTCACACCTCGATCTTTCTCAAACTAGGAATGACATCTTTAGTAATTGATGCCATAGAAAAAGGGGTTGACTTCAGCGATCTGAAACTAAGTAATGCTGTTGCTGAGGTAAGCGCAGTTTCCCGCGACCTAGAGCTAACACATTGTCTGACGTTATCCGATGGTCGAAAACTCACTGCCCTTGAGTTGCTAACTCATTATCGGGAAAGGCTTAATGCCACCACTGACATGCAAAAACGAGTACTCGACGCATGGGATGAAGTCATAGAGGCACTACGAAAGGGACCGGAACACGCCTCACGCTTACTCGATTGGTGCGCCAAACTTACGCTTATCCGATCATATGTAGCCCGTGGAGTCTCCATTGCAGACGCCAAGATAAAACTGATTGATCTGCAGTATTCTGATATCGATCCAGCCAAGAGCCTCTTCTATGCCTTGGTACGCAAGGGAAGAATGCGCACCCTTGCCACCCCAGAAGAAATCGCGCATGCAGCGTGGAAGAGCCCCCTAGATTCTCGCGCCTACTTCCGAGGCCGAATAATTGAATCATTGCCTGGACGAATAGTGGCGGCTAATTGGGAAAGCATCATCATTGCCGATAAAACCTCTCACCTTAAAATCAATCTTCCGCGACTTGATACTCTCTGTTTTTCTTCTTCCGAAAAAATTTTTGAAAACTTCAACGGTGATACTGATGATCTCATCAAAAGTATCAGCGATCTTGCCACAGTAGAAAGATTGCTACCACACTCAGAATAAACCACATCTCTATTCCATACGCGTAAGATCACGTTACGTTAGCCTAAGCTGTATTGAACGCAGCCTATCGATATTGAGGATCAAGGAGATTTCTCTCGCTCATGAACTCCCAACAAAAAAACATTAACGCTGGCGGCCCCAACGCTGATGACGATTCTTTGGACCACGCACTCGGCACTGCCCAAGCTCAGATTTCAGCAACAGGCGTCGATGACCTCTTAGATGAAATAGATGGTCTTTTAGAAAACAATGCCGAGGAGTTCGTTCGTTCTTACGTTCAGAAGGGCGGGCAGTAATACCGTGTTGTCGCCGCAGCCCAACTCAGTAGCACCACACGCGGCTTTTACCAGGCGAATCACTGGGATTGAGACTGAGTACGGTATAACATGCGTATCGGAGGGCGGCAGCCGTCGCTTAAACGCCGATGAAATTGCTCGATACATGTTCCGGCCGGTAGTAGAGCGTTGGTCCAGCTCGAACGTCTTTGTTCCTAATGGTTCTCGCCTTTATCTCGATGTAGGTTCTCACCCAGAGTATGCTTCCGCAGAATGTGACTCGCTAACGCAACTGGTTGCTTATGATCGCGCCGGGGATGCCATTGTGGATGAGCTTGCCATTACCGCAGAAAAAAACTTGGCAGCTGAGGGCATCGGCGGCGATGTTTATCTCTTCAAAAATAACCTTGACTCTTTTGGCAATTCCTATGGCTGCCATGAAAACTACTTGGTAGGCAGGGACGTAGTCCTGAAGACTTTGGGCAAACAACTCTTACCTTTTTTGATCACTCGCCAGCTCATATGCGGATCTGGTTCCATTCAAAATGGAGAGTTTCACATTTCTCAGCGTGCCGACCACGTATGGGAAGGCGTATCCAGCGCGACCACACGCTCCAGGCCTATCATTAACACCCGAGACGAGCCGCACGCAGATTCTCATCGATTCCGACGATTACACGTCATCGTCGGTGATTCCTCTATGTCCGAGGTAACTTGCGCTCTTAAGATCGGTTCTACCCAACTGGTTCTAGAGATGATCGAGGCTGGTTTTACTCTTGAAGACTTAGAACTCGAGAATGAAATTGCAGCTATTAGAGATGTATCTCGGGATACGACTGGACGGACGCCCATCCAGCTCAAAAATGGATCATGGCAAGAAGCTATATCTATCCAGCGAAGCTATGCGGAAGCAGCGCGGCGATGGCTCAAAATCCGGAAAGAAAGCGGCGGAACCAGCAACGCCGTTATGTCAGACATAGTAAATCTATGGTTGAAGGTAACAACGGCAATCGAATCAGGTGATCTGAGCACAATAGAGCGTGATATCGATTGGGTAATAAAACTCAGTCTGCTGCACAAGTTCCAGACTCGGCTAGGACTGGAAACACATGATTTCCACCACTCTAAACTCGCTCAAGTAGATTTGGCGTATCATGATATCCGTCCAGGTCGTGGCCTTTTTCGCGTGTTGGAGGCTAAAGGCCTAGTCAATCGGTGGATCACCGACCAAGATATTCACGATGCGGTAAACAATGCCCCAAACACCACGCGGGCGGCACTGCGCGGCCAATTCTTGAGCGCAGCTTCGCGCCTGGGTGCTCCTATTTCTACGGATTGGTTAAGGCTCAAAGTCAATCGACCAGAGCCTCAGATCGTAGAGCTTTCAGATCCGTTTTCTGCGATTGACAACCGCGTAGAAGAACTTATCTCTTACATGGAACAACATGCGGATATTTATGCGAAGGAAGGCGATCACGAGTGAAAAAAGACACTGTCATGGAACGAATTGTCAATGTTACTTTCGCTTTCCTTAATGCAGAAAGCCGTGGTCACCACTATCTCACCGCAGAATGGATTATTGAAAATGTTGCGGGATACAAGAAGAATCCAGAAACAGGGGAAACCCGTTCTTACGAGGCAGCGCATCAATTATTCAAACGAGACCGCACGGCGTTAATACGCGCGGGGGTTCCCATTGAAACGGTAGCGACTAATTCACACACTGCTTACCGACTTCAGGTGGAAGAATATCCATTGAAAAAAGTTAATTTTACGCCGGAAGAAGCAACAGTCCTCGCGCTTGCCGGGCAAATGGGCCTCGGAGACGAGCTCGCAGCATTTTCGCGTTCCGGATGGACTAAAATCGCAGCTTCAGGCATAGATCGTGAACTAACCGCAACACCTCGCTTCCATCCGGTAAACGATTGGAATTCCCTATCTGTCTCTCATTTTGACTCGATCTTAGAAGCCTGTAGGAATAACAAGCGGATTCATTTTGAATACCTCCGCAATAAAGCATCTGTTCCGCAATGGCGAACCATGGATCCCTGGGGGATTGTTTCCCACCGAGATCGTCTGTACTTAGTTGGCTTTGATATCGAGCGGCAGGAAAAACGAGTCTTTCGCCTTACCCGTATCATTTCTGTATCAAAACCAGAGGATATCGCACCTGGGGACACGTTCCATTCCTTGCCACCGGAAACAAACTTACAAAAGCTCGTGGAAGAACAATTAAGACAAGGACAAGTGCTGGTTAACGCCACGGTAGAAGTTAAAGAAGGCCACGGGCTTGAGTTCAGTTCACGCGGTACGCTTAATTCTGATGGGAGCTATTCGCTTATCGACGTTGACCGGGATTGGCTTATACGAACCGCTGTAGCCCTGGCTCCTGCGGTAGTAGTTATTGAGCCTCCGGAAGTGGTCTCGGACATAGTTTCTTTACTTTCTTCTGCAGCAGAGGAGGCCTGATGGCTACGTCGAGAAGCAAAAACAGGCGACTGACAGACCTTGTCCGTCTTCTCAACCTCCTACCGTACTTTGAGGCACACCCAGGTCGATCGATGATGGAAGCAGCCACAGATTTGGGACTCCCTCCTAGTCAAGTCCAAGAAGACCTCAGCCGACTTTTCTGCTGTGGTCCAGGGACTTTCCCAGACGAACTTGTTGATCTAGACGCAGAACTACGTTCGGTGACTGTTATAAATAATCAGGGGATGGATTCCCCTCTACGGCTCACACACACCGAAGCAAGTGCTCTTTTGCTTGCGTTAGAAACGCTAGAGCAGGTTCCGGGCTTAGTAAAACGTTCTGCTGTGCTATCAGCGGCCGAAAAAATACGACAGACTATGGGGAAAGAAACCCATGGAATCTTTGATTCAACGTCTTTAGGTAATGACCTTGCGACTGAGCCCAATCTGGAAATAATCCGAGAGTCGATGAGTACTCGCACCCAAATTGAGTTCGATTATTACAACCGTAATCGTGATGAGATGTCCCATCGGGTGGTGAGTGCAAGTCGCATTTTTACGCATGGGGGAGAGACATACCTCACAGCTTGGGAGGAGTCCAGCGAATCTCATCGGACTTTTCGAGTCTCAGCCATGAGCTCTATCTTGGCAACTAACCTCCGAGCGACCCCGCGCTTGGAAAGAGCCACATTTGATGACTCAGATCCATTCAACTTTTCTACTACCTCGGAATTTGCCAAGCTTGAGCTCTCAGCAGAAGCACTGTGGATGGCAGATACCATTCCTTTAAAAATCGAAAAGGCCAACTCAGAGGGATGGTACGAGGGAACGCTCCCTCTGGTTTCCAGGGAATGGGTTATACAATTTGTGCTAAGTAACCTTGATCGGGTGCGCGTGACAGCTCCACGTGACCTTGCTCAAGCAGTACAAGATCGCGCCAAGCTCGCATTGAGCGTGTATGATCCAAAACAAGTAACAAGCAGCAAATAAACGCTGTTTTGGTCCTATGTCACAGTGAGGGGTACGCCATGAATCTTGGTCCTACCGAAATCATCATCATTTTATTCATTGTTATTCTGCTTTTTGGCGCCAAGAAGCTTCCTGACGCCGCTCGTTCGCTTGGCCGTTCTATGCGTATCTTCAAATCTGAGGTCAAAGAAATGAGCAACGATGACCAACGAGCCGAGCAGCAACAGGCACAGCTGATGCAGCAGCCTTACGTCCAGCCACAAAACGGCATTGTTCCTCCGCAGGCTCCCACGGAGTATCCTGCCCAGCAACAACAACAAAATCCCCAGCACGGATAAACGCTTTATTTAACTACCGTGTTTTAAATACAACCTTGTGGTTCCTAACAACCTTTAGAAACCGCAAGGTCACTATTTTACGTTAAGGCAGTAGGCAGGAATCTTAATGAGCTCGCTTGAGGCTTCCCCCCAAGGTGGCGTTGTCCCACGCCGTGGGTTTAAGAAAGTGTTCACAAGGGCAAAGAAACAAAATCATAGTGAGATGTCCCTGGTCGAGCACCTTCAAGAACTACGACGCAGGGTGATCATTTCTGTTTTGGCCGTGATAGTCACAACGATCATTGGTTTCATCTGGTACCAGCACGCTGTTCACCTCCACTGGTTTTCTATCCCATCACTGGGCGATATTCTTCGTGGCCCTTATTGCGATCTACCGCCACAGAAGCGCGCTGATCTCACACATGATGGCACCTGCAGGCTGATAGCAACAGCGCCATTTGAGATGTTCATGTTGCGTCTTAAAGTTGGAGCGCTAGCCGGTTTAGTCTTTGCCTCTCCAATCTGGCTGTATCAGCTCTGGGCCTTTATTACCCCCGGTCTGATGAAGAACGAGCGGCGTTGGACATTTTCTTTTGTCAGCATTGCAGTACTGCTGTTTATCTTCGGAGCGATTCTTGCCTACTTTGTCCTTGACTATGGTCTTGAATTCCTTCTAGGTATCGGCGATGACGTTCAGACTGCTGCGCTATCCGGTGATCGTTACTTCAGCTTTATACTTGCGCTCCTTGCCATGTTCGGGGTGAGTTTTGAGGTTCCACTGATTATCGCGATGCTCAATATTGTTGGGGTTCTCCCGTATGAGGCCATCAAAGATAAACGGCGGATCATCATCGTTGTGCTGTTTGTCTTTGCGGCCTTTATGACTCCGGGACAAGATCCTTTCTCCATGCTTGCCCTCGGAGTATCTCTAAGCTTGCTGGTTGAAATCGCTATGCAATTTGCGAGGATAAACGACAAACGCAGAAAAGTCTCACGACCCAGCTGGATGGATCTTGATGATGAATCAGCATCACCTCTCGATCTTCACGCAGGCGGGGTTGATTCACCTAACCCAGTCGCGGCTTCAGGTCCTGTGTCTGCAACTTCTAATGTCGAAGCAAGCGGTGAGATTAGTTCTCGACCAATCATGCGGCCGGCGCCTCTTAAGCAAACAAAATCCTTAGATTCCGGTACCAACTTCGACGACGTTCTCTAGGGCACAGTAACCTTAAGGCATGACGATTACGCCAGCCCCTCATTCTCATCTCCTAGAGTTCATCTCTCGGCAGAAGTTTCCCCTTGATGATTTCCAGCTTCAAGGATGCCAAGCCGTTGAAGATGACCGTGGAGTTTTAGTATGCGCGCCTACGGGGGCAGGCAAAACTATAGTCGGGGAATTTGCCGTCTCTTTGGCCCTTTCCCGTGGTACTAAGTGTTTTTACACCACGCCAATCAAAGCGCTTAGTAATCAGAAATTTCATGACTTGGTTGAAGTTCATGGCGCAGAAGCCGTTGGCTTGCTCACTGGCGACGTTTCTATCAATCATGATGCAGATGTCCTTGTGATGACCTCTGAAGTTCTCCGAAATATGATCTATGCCCGATCAGAGGCTTTAACCCGGCTTACCCACGTAGTCATGGATGAAATCCATTTCCTGTCTGATAAGTCCCGCGGTGCAGTATGGGAAGAGGCAATTCTTGGTCTTGATGAATCTGTCAAGGTAGTCGGTTTATCTGCCACCGTCAGCAACTCAGAAGAATTCGGTCGCTGGCTGGAAACGGTACGAGGAGACACCGAGGTTATCGTTTCTGAGCACAGGCCAGTTCCGCTGAATCAGTGGATGATGGTGGGACGCCGTATTCATCCGTTGTTTGAACCGGATTCAGGCGGTGAAGTGAATGTTCGACTCGAGGAGCACATCGACCGCATAGAGGGGAAAGAAGCAATTGATCGAGGACGCGACCAGTTCAAGTCCGGAGGCTTCCGTGCTCGCTCATCCGGAAAGTCTCATAGCTCACGTCCAAATCGCCCACAACAAGATCGGTACCGCCCACAAGGACGACCAGAGGTTCTCGATGTTTTGCAAAGTCAAGACATGCTTCCGGCAATCACTTTCATATTTTCCCGTGCTGGATGCGAAGGCGCGCTATATCAATGCATGCGCTCCAGCATCGTGCTCACGGACCAACAAGAAGCAGAAGAAATCGCCCGTATCGTTGATGCTGGGGTAGCGGGGATTCCCGAGGAAGACCTCAAGGTTCTTGATTTCCGCAAGTGGCGGGCTGCGTTGATGCGTGGTTTCGCCGCTCACCATGCTGGAATGCTGCCGGCTTTTAGGCACATCGTTGAAGAGCTTTTTACTAAAGGTCTCGTCCGCGCTGTTTTTGCCACGGAAACCCTCGCACTCGGCATTAATATGCCTGCTCGTACCGTGGTTCTAGAAAAACTGGTCAAATACAATGGTGAGGCACACGTAGACCTCACGCCTGGTCAATATACACAGCTAACGGGTCGTGCAGGCCGTCGTGGCATTGATATTATCGGAAATGCTGTAGTCCAATGGGCTCCCGCAATGGATCCTCGCTCTGTCGCTGGGCTCGCGTCCACTCGAACATATCCACTTATCTCAACCTTTTCACCCGGCTACAACATGTCGGTTAATTTACTTAAAACCATTGGTTTTACCTCGGCGCACCGACTTTTGGAAAAATCTTTCGCTCAATTCCAAGCAGATGGAAGCGTAGTAGACCTCGTGCGGAAAATAGAGCGCTCGGAAACGCGCGTTAAAGATCTTGAATCGCAGCTCAGCAGTCATATATCTGAAGAGAATATTGAGAAATTTT
This genomic window contains:
- a CDS encoding helix-turn-helix transcriptional regulator, which produces MATSRSKNRRLTDLVRLLNLLPYFEAHPGRSMMEAATDLGLPPSQVQEDLSRLFCCGPGTFPDELVDLDAELRSVTVINNQGMDSPLRLTHTEASALLLALETLEQVPGLVKRSAVLSAAEKIRQTMGKETHGIFDSTSLGNDLATEPNLEIIRESMSTRTQIEFDYYNRNRDEMSHRVVSASRIFTHGGETYLTAWEESSESHRTFRVSAMSSILATNLRATPRLERATFDDSDPFNFSTTSEFAKLELSAEALWMADTIPLKIEKANSEGWYEGTLPLVSREWVIQFVLSNLDRVRVTAPRDLAQAVQDRAKLALSVYDPKQVTSSK
- the arc gene encoding proteasome ATPase; the protein is MHSAQGNARTEELNDQLHNVEELKVALRRQKKTADDLSARNAKLAELLKASRNKLMLLNEQIEDLATPPSTYGTFLELSSDKKTAEVFTASRKMRLQISPLVNKSKLVPGVQVRLGEASHVVEVCDFDSTGSLATLVEMIGSNRALVADYNGEEHIVRLAAPLLETFCRQPRAGDTLLVDSRAGYAYEVIPKTEVSKLALEEVPDVTYADIGGLDDQIEQIHDAVELPFAHPDLYRAYNLHPPKGVLLYGPPGCGKTLIAKAVAHSLAQRIGEGNQSYFINVKGPELLNKYVGETERRIRLIFERARELAEEGRPVIIFFDEMESIFRTRGSGVSSDMETTVVPQLLTELDGVESLSNVIVIGATNREELIDPAILRPGRLDVKIRVQRPCKKAAQDIFFRHLTKDIPVTEPISNLIQTTVDYLFADKPYVELTLVDGTTEILHYRDFVSGAMIANIVDRAKKYAIKEHIAGHGRGIAPAHLLAAVDAENRESEDLPNTANPDEWSRITGRQGIRVSHARVLGGHQ
- a CDS encoding M18 family aminopeptidase gives rise to the protein MDSKGSSPTDHQAVENFAWDFVSYIANSPSSFHAAQQGAAMLKEAGFEQVEETQAWDASPGGHYLIRGGALMAWFVPEGASKKSGFRIIGAHTDSPGFKLKLSPDFQSAGWQQAAVEVYGGPILASWLDRELVLAGKLGLIDGTTRLVSTPPVLRIPSLAIHLDREANKALTLDRQRHMQPVFSCGHPDLSILDVLAKAADVKAEDIISHDLITADAQPGEIFGATNDFLSSGRLDNLSSLYPGLRALIEASQDVVVNKKGSPDILLLAAFDHEEVGSATVTGAAGPILEDVIYRTATALGADNEDIRRMIAASTCVSADAAHSIHPNYPERHDSTNFPVLGSGPALKINANQRYASNTETEALWIQACLRAGFSSQVFVGNNAVPCGSTIGPITATRLGIPTVDVGIPLLSMHSARELASISDIHMLMQALHSYLVG
- the tatA gene encoding Sec-independent protein translocase subunit TatA, which gives rise to MNLGPTEIIIILFIVILLFGAKKLPDAARSLGRSMRIFKSEVKEMSNDDQRAEQQQAQLMQQPYVQPQNGIVPPQAPTEYPAQQQQQNPQHG
- a CDS encoding helix-turn-helix transcriptional regulator; translated protein: MKKDTVMERIVNVTFAFLNAESRGHHYLTAEWIIENVAGYKKNPETGETRSYEAAHQLFKRDRTALIRAGVPIETVATNSHTAYRLQVEEYPLKKVNFTPEEATVLALAGQMGLGDELAAFSRSGWTKIAASGIDRELTATPRFHPVNDWNSLSVSHFDSILEACRNNKRIHFEYLRNKASVPQWRTMDPWGIVSHRDRLYLVGFDIERQEKRVFRLTRIISVSKPEDIAPGDTFHSLPPETNLQKLVEEQLRQGQVLVNATVEVKEGHGLEFSSRGTLNSDGSYSLIDVDRDWLIRTAVALAPAVVVIEPPEVVSDIVSLLSSAAEEA
- a CDS encoding tRNA (adenine-N1)-methyltransferase, which gives rise to MANSGPFQSGDRVQLTDPKRRHATIVLNTGEKYFTHKGAINHDDIIGAQEGTIVKSEQGYEYLCFRHLMVDHVLSMPRGAAVIYPKDSAQILVEGDIFPGARVLEAGAGSGALSMALLRAVGEKGTVFSYEIREDHLEYAENNVDEFFGGRPATWQPRLGDFSAITTEELGGPVDRIILDMLAPWECLETASKLLIPGGVFMTYVATVPQLMKVMEGIREQKCFTEPRAWESLVRDWRVEGLATRPEHRMNAHTAFLVWTRRLADGVTPPRPQRRARK
- the dop gene encoding depupylase/deamidase Dop, coding for MSFIGTETEYGIATPSDTALSPIVTSTHAVVAFSMGDRCSNGARWNFADEHPLRDSRGFDLRRYHSIPIIDPNAIGVANTVLTNGGRFYVDHAHPEYSSPETTNAYDAMLYDVAGDLILNRAVELVAEQTAMGKSILEHHDPCPPLKIYKNNVDGKGASYGSHENYMYHRTTDFNLLAQSLIPFFVARQVVVGAGRVGLGQLGEKPGFQISQRADYIEQEISLETTLNRGIINTRDEPHANAENYGRLHVIIGDANMSHTSIFLKLGMTSLVIDAIEKGVDFSDLKLSNAVAEVSAVSRDLELTHCLTLSDGRKLTALELLTHYRERLNATTDMQKRVLDAWDEVIEALRKGPEHASRLLDWCAKLTLIRSYVARGVSIADAKIKLIDLQYSDIDPAKSLFYALVRKGRMRTLATPEEIAHAAWKSPLDSRAYFRGRIIESLPGRIVAANWESIIIADKTSHLKINLPRLDTLCFSSSEKIFENFNGDTDDLIKSISDLATVERLLPHSE
- a CDS encoding ubiquitin-like protein Pup is translated as MNSQQKNINAGGPNADDDSLDHALGTAQAQISATGVDDLLDEIDGLLENNAEEFVRSYVQKGGQ
- the pafA gene encoding Pup--protein ligase, with the translated sequence MLSPQPNSVAPHAAFTRRITGIETEYGITCVSEGGSRRLNADEIARYMFRPVVERWSSSNVFVPNGSRLYLDVGSHPEYASAECDSLTQLVAYDRAGDAIVDELAITAEKNLAAEGIGGDVYLFKNNLDSFGNSYGCHENYLVGRDVVLKTLGKQLLPFLITRQLICGSGSIQNGEFHISQRADHVWEGVSSATTRSRPIINTRDEPHADSHRFRRLHVIVGDSSMSEVTCALKIGSTQLVLEMIEAGFTLEDLELENEIAAIRDVSRDTTGRTPIQLKNGSWQEAISIQRSYAEAARRWLKIRKESGGTSNAVMSDIVNLWLKVTTAIESGDLSTIERDIDWVIKLSLLHKFQTRLGLETHDFHHSKLAQVDLAYHDIRPGRGLFRVLEAKGLVNRWITDQDIHDAVNNAPNTTRAALRGQFLSAASRLGAPISTDWLRLKVNRPEPQIVELSDPFSAIDNRVEELISYMEQHADIYAKEGDHE